A stretch of Blastocatellia bacterium DNA encodes these proteins:
- a CDS encoding tetratricopeptide repeat protein has product MFNEINQQPLIKAYRSKAKSWLKQSYQEWQAAVEEFNQLRSRHGELAELIAAEAFCQGQAARKQEFYEQALDHYKRAAELLPNWPLVPEALGDVYRYLGRRTEAENHLNQALKLDGTLLQARLTYAAMLCERNNYKAAEDVLKLGLKFNSSEVAFHCFLGHIALSDRRLSSAERRYQRAITLEDDYSEAYGGLSSVRIMEKRYEEALDYIRLALTYDQKNSIALINRGIIRHINKQHSEGEADFDRVVRTSPRMAHNYFRIANFYWQYEHNLTLTERNLGLAINCESYRSDYHTALALLYLEQNSLMDAERYFRQAIILNADDILALHGLGILAVLATDNQAASKYLSHATTLLFTSRRYLVAKLATQLHPKLKEGLGEI; this is encoded by the coding sequence ATGTTTAATGAAATCAACCAACAACCTTTAATAAAAGCATATCGCTCTAAAGCAAAATCTTGGCTTAAACAAAGTTATCAAGAGTGGCAAGCAGCAGTAGAAGAATTTAACCAATTAAGGTCGCGTCATGGAGAATTAGCCGAATTAATTGCAGCAGAAGCCTTTTGCCAAGGTCAAGCAGCACGTAAACAAGAATTCTATGAACAAGCCTTAGACCACTATAAAAGAGCCGCTGAACTTTTACCTAACTGGCCGTTAGTTCCTGAAGCACTAGGAGATGTATACAGGTATTTAGGTAGACGTACTGAAGCGGAAAATCATCTTAATCAAGCATTAAAGCTAGATGGAACACTTTTGCAAGCCCGTCTTACCTATGCGGCAATGCTTTGTGAAAGAAATAATTATAAAGCCGCAGAAGACGTTCTAAAACTAGGCTTAAAATTTAATAGCAGTGAAGTAGCATTTCATTGTTTTCTAGGTCATATTGCTTTATCAGACCGCCGTTTAAGTAGTGCTGAGCGTCGTTATCAACGTGCAATAACATTAGAAGATGATTATTCAGAAGCCTATGGGGGACTTAGTTCTGTACGAATAATGGAAAAACGCTATGAAGAGGCTTTAGATTATATTCGTCTTGCCTTAACTTATGATCAAAAAAACTCTATAGCTTTAATTAATAGAGGTATTATCAGACATATAAATAAGCAACATTCAGAAGGTGAGGCTGATTTTGATCGTGTTGTTCGCACTAGCCCAAGAATGGCTCATAATTATTTCCGAATTGCCAATTTTTATTGGCAATATGAGCATAATTTAACACTAACAGAACGTAATCTCGGCCTAGCTATTAACTGTGAATCTTACCGTAGCGATTACCACACAGCTTTAGCCCTACTTTATTTAGAGCAAAATAGTTTGATGGATGCTGAAAGGTATTTTCGTCAGGCAATAATACTAAATGCAGATGATATATTAGCCTTACATGGACTAGGAATATTAGCTGTACTTGCAACAGATAACCAAGCAGCTAGTAAATACCTTTCTCATGCTACTACATTACTTTTTACTAGTAGACGTTACCTGGTCGCAAAACTAGCAACTCAACTGCACCCCAAACTTAAAGAAGGTTTAGGAGAAATTTAA
- a CDS encoding polyhydroxyalkanoate synthesis regulator DNA-binding domain-containing protein produces MAHVIKRYANRKLYDCTAKRYIKLEELAELVKSGKEVKIIDNLTGEDITSVTLSKVLSEVISDTKQNGHINASMLREVLQKQSDAVVDYVKQGIEASVRTVKGVEQQLQQQIQQVQQGWKRVTGQEEASSAEDFKFVFQRMIEESVHFLITKMNLPTRAEISQLNQRLDEIEELIKESHKKVDKKVTKKTKNSQKNIKQD; encoded by the coding sequence ATGGCACATGTAATCAAGCGATATGCTAACCGTAAGTTATATGATTGCACTGCCAAGCGTTATATAAAGCTAGAAGAGTTAGCAGAATTAGTTAAATCAGGTAAAGAAGTTAAGATAATTGATAATCTAACAGGTGAAGATATTACTAGTGTAACTTTGTCTAAAGTTTTATCAGAAGTAATATCTGATACTAAACAAAATGGTCATATAAATGCTTCAATGCTAAGAGAAGTATTGCAAAAGCAATCGGACGCTGTAGTTGATTATGTAAAACAAGGTATTGAAGCAAGCGTTCGGACAGTAAAGGGTGTAGAACAACAATTACAACAACAAATACAACAAGTTCAGCAAGGTTGGAAGCGTGTTACAGGCCAAGAAGAAGCAAGTAGTGCAGAAGACTTTAAGTTTGTATTTCAAAGAATGATAGAAGAAAGTGTACATTTTTTAATTACTAAGATGAATTTGCCAACTAGGGCAGAAATTAGCCAACTTAATCAACGTTTAGATGAAATAGAAGAATTAATAAAAGAAAGTCATAAGAAAGTTGATAAAAAAGTTACTAAAAAAACTAAAAATTCTCAAAAAAATATTAAACAAGATTAA
- a CDS encoding phasin family protein translates to MSKTTEKTTKTTKTSKATKKVQPNTTKTAKTNNSFSFINTAQAPIELFKDVATKSIYFSLGLGSYLLSGRENLQTLQNFKFESLKGDLRKNVDKFITTTINKGEKLEADTTKSLKSFEEAQRNRVKEFFTTPKPTIETNENIEEKIEEVISSLDLPTRNEIHQLNRRLNELSKELSRQRTSSTSRKATKTNKTEIAEEKVTEVAEVVAVENTNVEKTASV, encoded by the coding sequence ATGTCAAAAACTACAGAAAAAACCACTAAAACTACCAAAACTAGTAAAGCCACTAAAAAAGTTCAACCAAACACAACTAAGACTGCTAAAACTAATAATAGCTTTAGCTTTATTAACACAGCCCAAGCTCCTATTGAATTATTTAAAGATGTTGCTACTAAGAGTATTTATTTTAGTTTAGGATTAGGTTCTTATCTTTTAAGTGGTCGTGAAAACCTACAAACCTTACAAAATTTTAAGTTTGAATCTTTAAAAGGTGATTTAAGAAAGAATGTAGATAAATTTATCACCACTACAATTAATAAAGGTGAAAAGCTAGAAGCTGACACTACAAAATCACTAAAAAGTTTTGAAGAAGCTCAAAGAAATAGAGTAAAAGAATTTTTTACTACACCAAAACCAACCATAGAAACTAATGAAAATATTGAAGAAAAAATTGAAGAAGTTATTTCTTCTCTAGATCTTCCAACACGTAATGAAATTCATCAACTTAATCGTCGTCTAAATGAGCTTTCAAAAGAGTTATCTCGTCAACGTACTAGCAGCACAAGCCGCAAAGCTACAAAAACCAACAAAACCGAAATTGCAGAAGAAAAAGTAACAGAAGTTGCTGAAGTAGTAGCAGTAGAAAATACCAATGTAGAAAAGACTGCTAGCGTTTAA